Proteins found in one Planifilum fulgidum genomic segment:
- a CDS encoding family 10 glycosylhydrolase, which translates to MRKWIAWIALMSVLMLAVHPASAAESSQEKEFRAFWVDAFHDGIKTPEQVDKLVADARKANVNALIVQVRRRGDAYFNRALEPRTEDPALQPGFDALQYLIDKAHGGSPRIEVHAWLATLPIWNSATPPKSPDHVFNQHGPSAEGRDYWLMTRVDGAERSGSDYVLDPGHPDAVEYTVEQYLNVVREYDVDGIHLDLVRYMGADWGYNPTSLERYRAETGAVGTPDPQDERWKQWRREQVTNLMRQVYLRSIAIRPDIKVSAAVIAWGKGPASEEEYRQSAPMQQVMQDWNGWLSEGIIDMAIPMNYDREHEPDQKLWFDQWITWEKDHQYGRHIVIGPAAYLNSISGTLDQIRRALAPSPSGNRAAGVSLYSYAETNKDGISNDVFYAALSGPSPYGEPVFPGRAEVPDMPWKTDPNKGFLMGRVKDARGPADGVKVKIRGPKGIVREARTDGNGFFGFTDLSPGSYVIQVDKRVAAAKVTKVKAGKVAEVNMQLIK; encoded by the coding sequence TCGCAGGAAAAGGAGTTTCGCGCCTTCTGGGTCGACGCCTTCCATGACGGGATCAAAACCCCCGAACAGGTGGACAAGCTGGTCGCCGACGCCCGGAAGGCCAATGTGAACGCCTTGATCGTCCAGGTCAGGCGGCGCGGGGATGCCTACTTCAACCGGGCGCTGGAGCCCCGTACGGAGGATCCCGCCCTGCAGCCGGGCTTTGACGCGCTCCAATACCTGATCGACAAGGCCCACGGCGGATCGCCGCGAATCGAAGTGCACGCCTGGCTGGCCACGCTGCCGATCTGGAACTCGGCGACGCCGCCCAAATCCCCCGATCACGTGTTCAATCAGCACGGACCGTCGGCGGAAGGAAGGGACTACTGGCTGATGACCCGGGTGGACGGGGCGGAGCGGAGCGGGAGCGACTACGTGCTGGATCCCGGCCATCCGGACGCGGTGGAATATACGGTGGAGCAATACCTCAACGTCGTCCGGGAATATGACGTGGACGGGATCCACCTCGATCTGGTCCGCTACATGGGAGCCGACTGGGGTTACAACCCCACCAGTCTTGAGCGGTATCGGGCGGAAACGGGCGCCGTCGGCACCCCCGATCCCCAGGATGAAAGGTGGAAGCAGTGGCGGAGGGAACAGGTGACCAATCTGATGCGGCAGGTGTATCTGCGTTCCATCGCCATCCGGCCGGACATCAAGGTGAGTGCGGCGGTGATCGCCTGGGGGAAGGGGCCGGCCAGCGAGGAGGAATACCGGCAGTCGGCGCCGATGCAGCAGGTGATGCAGGATTGGAACGGTTGGCTTTCGGAAGGGATCATCGACATGGCCATCCCGATGAACTACGACCGGGAACACGAGCCCGATCAGAAATTGTGGTTTGACCAGTGGATCACCTGGGAGAAGGACCATCAATACGGCCGGCACATCGTCATCGGGCCGGCGGCGTATCTCAACTCCATTTCGGGCACCCTGGACCAGATCCGGCGGGCCCTGGCACCTTCCCCGAGCGGGAACCGGGCGGCGGGGGTCAGTCTGTACAGCTATGCGGAAACGAACAAGGACGGCATCTCCAACGACGTCTTTTATGCGGCCCTTTCCGGCCCCAGTCCCTACGGCGAGCCGGTTTTCCCCGGGAGGGCGGAGGTTCCCGACATGCCCTGGAAAACCGACCCCAATAAAGGGTTCCTGATGGGCAGGGTGAAGGATGCGCGCGGTCCCGCGGACGGGGTGAAGGTGAAAATCCGGGGACCGAAGGGCATCGTCCGGGAAGCGCGCACGGACGGCAACGGCTTTTTCGGATTCACGGATCTTTCCCCCGGAAGCTATGTCATCCAGGTGGACAAGCGGGTGGCCGCGGCGAAGGTGACCAAAGTGAAAGCCGGGAAAGTGGCCGAAGTAAACATGCAACTCATCAAATGA